The Kribbella sp. HUAS MG21 genome includes the window TCTCCGGTGTCCCGGTGGTGGACGACGCCGGTGTGCTGGTCGGCATCGTCACCAACCGTGACATGCGGTTCGAGACCGATCTGTCCCGGCCGGTCCGCGAGGTGATGACCAAGCAGCCGCTGATCACCGGCAAGCAGGGCATCGCCGCGGACGACGCGATGGCGCTGCTCAGCAAGCACAAGGTGGAGAAGCTGCCGCTGGTCGACGACTCCGGCAAGCTGACCGGCCTGATCACCCTCAAGGACTTCGTCAAGCGCGACAAGTTCCCGCTGTCCACCAAGGACGCCTCCGGCCGGCTGATGGTCGGCGCCGCGATCGGCTTCTTCGGCGAGGCCTACAAGCGGGCCATGACGCTGGTCGAGGCCGGCGTCGACGTGCTCGTCGTGGACACCGCGCACGGTCACTCGCGGGCCCAGATCGAGATCATCCGCAAGCTCAAGGCCGACCCGGCGACCCGCGGCGTGGACGTCGTCGGCGGCAACGTCGGGACCCGCGCGGGCGCCCAGGCGCTCGTCGACGCGGGCGCGGACGGCGTCAAGGTCGGCGTGGGCCCGGGCTCCATCTGTACGACGCGGGTCGTGTCCGGCGTCGGCGTCCCCCAGGTCACCGCGATCTACGAGGCGTCGCTGGCGTGCAAGCCGGCCGGTGTCCCGGTGATCGGCGACGGCGGCCTGCAGTACTCCGGTGACATCGCCAAGGCGCTCGTCGCGGGTGCGGACACCGTCATGCTCGGCTCGCTGCTCGCCGGCTGCGAGGAGTCGCCCGGCGACCTGGTCTTCATCAACGGCAAGCAGTTCAAGGCGTACCGCGGGATGGGTTCGCTGGGCGCGATGTCGTCGGCCGGCGGCCTGCGCAAGTCGTACTCCAAGGACCGGTACTTCCAGCACGACGGCGGCTCCGACGAGAAGCTGATCGCCGAGGGCGTCGAGGGCCAGGTGCCGTACCGCGGCCCGCTGTCGGCCGTCGCCCACCAGCTGATCGGCGGCCTCCGGCAGTCGATGTGGTACACCGGCGCCCGCACCGTGCCGGAGCTGCAGGACAACGGCCGCTTCGTCCGGATCACCTCCGCCGGCCTGCAGGAGTCCCACCCGCACGACATCCAGATGACGGTCGAAGCCCCGAACTACTCCGGTCGCTGACCCCGCCTGCCAACGTAAGGAACCACCACGATGACCGAGATCGAGATCGGCCGCGCCAAGCGCGGGCGGCAGGCGTACGCGTTCGACGACATCGCGATCGTGCCGTCGCGGCGGACGCGGGATCCCGAGGAGGTCTCGGTCGCCTGGCAGATCGACGCGTACCGGTTCGAGCTGCCGATCCTGGCCGCGCCGATGGACTCGGTGATGTCGCCGGCCACCGCGATCGCGATCGGCAAAGCCGGCGGTCTCGGCGTGCTCAACCTCGAAGGCCTCTGGACGCGGTACGAGGACCCGACCGGCCTGCTCGAGGAGATCACCACGCTCGACGCGCAGCGGGCGACGCACCGGCTGCAGGAGATCTACGCGGCGCCGATCAAGCCCGAGCTGATCTCCCAGCGGGTGCAGGAGATCCGCGACTCCGGCGTGACGGTCGCCGGTGCGCTGTCGCCGCAGCGCACGAAGCAGTTCGCCAAGCACGTCGTGGACGCGGGCGTCGACCTGTTCGTCATCCGCGGTACGACGGTGTCCGCCGAGCACGTGTCCGGCCAGGCGGAGCCGCTCAACCTGAAGCAGTTCATCTACGATCTCGACGTCCCGGTGATCGTCGGCGGCTGTGCGACGCACCAGGCGGCGTTGCACCTGATGCGGACCGGCGCGGCCGGAGTCCTGGTCGGCTTCGGCGGCGGCGCGGCGCACACCACCCGGAAGGTGCTCGGAGTCGCGGTGCCGATGGCGTCGGCGGTCGCGGACGTGGCGGCCGCGCGGCGGGACTACATGGACGAGTCCGGCGGGCGGTACGTGCACGTCATCGCGGACGGCTCGGTCGGGCGGTCCGGCGACGTGGCGAAGGCGATCGCCTGCGGCGCGGACGCGGTGATGGTCGGCTCGCCGCTGGCCCGCGCCAGCGACGCGCCCGGCGGCGGGTACCACTGGGGCGCCGAGGCGTGGCACCAGGACCTGCCGCGCGGTGAGCGGGTCGAGGTCGGCGTCACCGGCACGATGGAGCAGATCCTGTTCGGCCCGTCCTGGGTCCCCGACGGCACGATGAACCTCGTCGGCGCCCTCAAGCGCGCGATGGCCACCACCGGCTACACCGAACTCAAGGAATTCCAGCGCGTCGAGGTAGTCGTCGGTTGATGACCGGCGTACTGCTCCTCCATGGCTCGAGCGGTGCGCCGGACTTGGATCGGGCCCGGCTGGTCGAGGCTGCGGGGTACGACGTGCTCGTGCCGCGGTGGGACGTGACGTACGAGGTGCCGTTGGAGTCGTTCCCGGTCGGTGAGATCGCGGCCCGGAACGACCGGGTGGTCGTGATGGGGAGTTCGTGGGGTGCCGAGGCGGCGCTGCTGCTGGGGGTGCTCGACGAGCGGGTGGACTCGGTCGTCGCGTTCGCCCCGAGCGCCTACGTCTGGGGACGCACTCTCGAGGACGGCCGCCAGCGGTCGGCGTGGACCTGGCAAGGGGAGCCGCTGCCGTTCGTGCCGTACGACGAAGACTGGAAGCCGGACGAGGAGCCGCCGAGCTACACCGGGTTGTACCGCCAGAGCGTGCAGGTAGCCGGTGCTGCCGCCGAGCCGGCGCGGATCCCGGTGGAACGGATCCGCGGCGAGGTGCTGCTGGTGGTGGGCGGCGACGACAAGGTGTGGCCCGCGGCCGAGTTCGCGGACGAGATCACCCGACGGCGCGGTGACCGGCCGACGCGGACCGTGGCGGTCGCTGCCGCCGGGCATCGCGCGGTACTGCCGGGCGAGGAGCCGAAGACCGCCGGGAAGCGGATGGCGCGCGGCGGCACCGAAGCGGCCGACCGCGAGCTCGGCAGGCTGGCGTGGCCCGAGATCCTCCGGGTGCTCGCCGGCTGACGGCGACGTGCTTCGAGTTCACCCGGTTTGCGGGGTTCTGGAAGGATTGCGGGCATGGGATGGTTCAGCCGACGGAGCAGCCAGGACACGGACAATGTTGCCCTCGCCGCGGCGCGGGCACAGCTGTCCTCCGACGACGTGGACCAGGTGCGGTTCCTGATCACCACCAAGAAAGCCGTGCACGCGGTCAAGCTGGTGCGTGACCGGACCGGTCTGGACCTCAAGCACGCCAAGGAGCTGGTCGACGACATCCGGCTCGGCCGCTACGTGCCGCCGACCACCGGTACACCGGTCGTCCGCCGGCCCGGGACCAACCTGGCCGAGCGCACCCGCGCCCTCAAGGCCGCGGGCGAGCTCCACCAGGCGACCGCGCTGGTCGTCTCCGAGACCGGCATGACCGAAGCCGAAGCCGGCCTCTTCGTCGGCGCCCTCCGCCCCGAACCCCAGGACTGACCCCGACGCCGCGCGCTAACCCTTCACATACGACAGCTTCTCCGCGACCTTCCCGTCGCGGAGCCGCAGTACGTCAACCCCGCGGACGTGCCCGCGACCGCCGCCCTCCTCGCCCCACGAGTACCGCCAGCGCACCACGGCCCGATCGCCGAGGACGACGGTCTCCTCGGTCTCGAAGTGCGGGTCAGCCGTCCCTTCGAACAACTTGGCCCACTCCTCCCGGACAGTGGCCGCCCCCTCGAACCGGACTCCGTCGGGTGCCGGCGAGGTCGACTCCCACACACAGTCCTCGGTGACGAGATCCATGATCGCGTCGAGATCCGCCCGGTCGAACGCCGCGTTGAAGCGGGCCACCACCCCGTCGGCCGGACTCCAGCGCGGATCGCGGCCGAACGCGCCGAGCAGCGCGTCGCCGGCATCGGTGAACCCGTCGAGGTGTTCGGCGACCATCCCGGCCGAGCGATAGAGCTGCTCCCGGTCCGCGAACCAGGTCGCGACCTCGTCGACCAGCTCCGGGTCCAGCCGCGGCTGGGCGCCGATCGCCACGGCCAGGTCCCAGCCGTGGATCAGATGGTCCGCCGCGACCTGGCGCAGGTACTCGTGCGGATCCTCGTCGCCGTACGACAGGTGCACCTTCTCGATCGACCAGGTCGCCGCGTCCTCCGCCGCACGCGCCGCCTCCGACGCCGCGGCGTACGGATCGTCCCCCAGCAGGTCGCCGTCGAGGGTGTCCCCGACCTCGGCGATCGTCCTGCCCTCCATCAGCGGCACGGCCCAGCGTTCCTCGCCGACGACGTGGTTCACCAGCGTCCGGACGTCCCAGTCCGAGCACGGTGTCGGCGACCCCCACTGGTCCGTCCCGATCCCGCCGACCAGCTCCGCGAAGTCCCGGACCGTACGGTTGTGCAGCTCCACAGCATCCATGACCTCCCCCTCTCAGCGTCAGCGTCCGCCTGCGGAGGAGGGCCGTCAATTACCCCGGGGTTACCTGCCGAGCTGCAGTTGCTGGGCGGCTTCGTGGGCGTGGTGCGACGCGGCCAGGTCGCCGGTCGCGGCGAGCAGGTTGCCGTGGTGCTTGTAGCAGGCGCCGGCGAGTTCCTTCATCGTCTCGTTGTCGTCGGCGAAGGGGATCAGCGCGGTCGCGACCTCCGCGCACCAGCCGCCGAGGTCGAGTGCGATCTCGGCCCGGCCGGCCTGGAAGTACGCCTGCGAGATGTCGAGCAGCAGCTGCGCCCAGATCGGCACGTACGTGTCGGTCTGGAACCGCATCCGGTGCGACTCGCGTTCGGACGAGATCGCGAACAGGTAGTGCGCCTCCAGGCCGAGCGTCAGCGCGGTGTCGGCGTCCTGGCTCAGCAACGGCTGGACCAGCTCGGCCAGTTCGGTCGCGCGGACCGCCGCGGACTCCGGGTCCGTCCGGCCGGACACGGTCGCCAGCGTCATCCCCGGCGCGGGCTCGCTCAGCGCGACCAGCCGGTGGTACTGCTGGAACGGCCCGAGCTTGATCTCCGCGTTCTCGAGCGCCGCGACCAGCGTGAGCGGCAGGCCCCGGTCGAGCTCCTCGACCACGCGGTTCGCCGTCTCGGCGTCGGTGTCGTACGCCGTCCGCAGGCAGGCCTCGCCTTCCAGCCGGCCGATGCTGCCGAGGTGCTTGCCCTTGCGGACCAGGGCGGCGACCAGCGTGCGCATGTCGGTGGCGGAGTCCGAGTCGGCGAGCGTGTCCGCGGTGGTCAGGCCGATCTCGTCCGCCTCGAGCGCGAGGTCCATCCGGCCCTCGGCGGCGTGCACGTCGGCCGAGACCGCGGTCGCCGTACACAGGTAGCGGGCATAGGACAGCGACTGCGGGCTCTCGTTGATCTGGTCCGCGAGCTGCAGGAACAGCTGTGTCGCCGCGTCGGCGGAGGCGACGGCCAGCGCCGGGTCGCCGTACCGCCGCAAGATGAGCGCGTTCATCGCGAGCACGCGGGCGAAGTCCGGCTGGTGCTTGAGCCCGTCCTCGCCGCCGACGAGCTGGCCGTACGCGATCACCGCTCCGTCCATCTCCAGTACGGCGGTCGCGCCGTGGCCGCGATGTGCCTGGGTCATCGCGCGCCGGGCGCGGACGTCGGCGAGGAACGAGGTGGCGTCGAGGACGCCGGCGTCCTGGAGTTCGGTGTAGCCGAGTTGCGCCTCGTGCAGTGCCGCGAGCGCTTCCTCGTGGTGGCCGGACGCGTTCAGCGAGCCGGCGAGCTCGTACTGCGTCGCGGCCATCAGGTGCTTGGCCTCGTAGTGGTTCGGGTGCCCTTCGGCCCGCTCCCTGGCCAGCTCGATGACCCGCCGCTGGTACGGCCCGGCCTCGTCGGCGCGGCCTTCCTCGATCAGCACCTGCGCGGTCTGCAGTGCCTCACCGAGCTCGTCCTCAGGAGGCGTCCAGAGCCCCCCGCTGTCCACCATCTTGACGTTCCACCCCTTCGCAGGTTCAGCCGCTCAGCTTAACGCTCTCTTGATACTGACAGCCGCTATTACCGGCAGGTAGCCTTTGTGTATGAGCGAGCGCAGCGAGCGAACAAAGGGTAGAGCCGAGCATCTCGCTCATGCCGGAGCCGAGCGCAGCGAGGTGGAGGCATGAGCGAGCAGACGTCGATTCCCGCTGACCCGGAGCTCGATCCGACCGCGTCGTACGCGACCGACCAGTCGGTCATCCGGCGGTTGTCCGGGTTGCTGCGCGCGACGGCCGGCACGAGGACGTCGTACGCGCCGGCGACCGGGCAGCCGATCGCGGATCTGCCGGTGTCGAGCGAGGCGGACGTGGTCGCGGCGGTCCGCGCGGCGCGGAAGACGCAGCAGACCTGGCGCCGGGTGCCGCTCGCCGAGCGCGCCGCGATCCTGCTGCGCTACCACGACCTGGTGCTCGACCACCGGCACGAGCTCGTCGACCTGATCATCCGCGAGTCCGGCAAGGCGCGGAAGCAGGCGTTCGAGGAGCTCGCCCACGTCGCGCTGACCGCGCGGTACTACGGCCGCAAGGCGTTCGAGCTGCTCGAGCCGCAGCGCAAGCTCGGGATCTTCCCGCTGCTCACGCGGGCCGAGACGCGGTTCGTGCCGAAGGGCGTCGTCGGCATCATCTCGCCGTGGAACTACCCGCTCACGATGGCGATCTCCGACGGGCTGCCGGCGATCCTGGCCGGCAACACGGTCGTCCACAAACCCGACAGCCAGACGCCGCTGACCGCGCTGCGCGGTATCGAGCTGCTGTACGAGGCCGGGCTGCCCCGCGAGGCCTGGCTCGCGGTGAACGGCGACGGCCCGACGGTCGGCGGCGCGCTGATCCAGAACGCCGACTACATCTGCTTCACCGGCTCCACGAAGACCGGCCGCCTGGTGGCGAAGCAGGCCGGTGAGCGCCTGATCGGCTGCAGCCTTGAGCTCGGCGGCAAGAACCCGATGCTGGTACTGCGGGACGCCGACATCAACCGTGCCGCGGAAGGCGCGATCCGCGCCTGCTTCGCGAACGCGGGCCAGCTCTGCGTCTCGATGGAGCGCCTGTACGTCGCCGACCAGGTGTACGACGCCTTCGTCACCGCCTTCGTGGACCGGGTGAAGAAGCTGCGCCTGAGCGCCGGCACCGGCTGGGACGTCGACATGGGCTCGCTGATCTCGAAGGCGCAGCTGGAGACCGTGACCAGGCACGTCGAGGACGCACGGTCGAAGGGCGCGACCGTCCTCGCCGGCGGCAAGCCACGACCCGACATCGGCCCGCTGTTCTACGAGCCGACCGTGCTGTCCGGTGTCACACCGGCGATGGAGTGCTTCGACAACGAGACGTTCGGCCCGGTCGTCTCGATCTACCGGTTCTCCGACGAGTCCGAGGCGATCCAGCGCGCGAACGAGGGCGAGTACGGCCTGAACGCGAGCGTCTGGACCCGCGACGGCCGCCGCGGCCGCGCGGTCGCCGCGCAACTGATGGCCGGCACCGTCAACGTCAACGAGGGGTACGGCGCGACGTTCGGGTCGATCGACACCCCGATGGGCGGCATGCGGTCGTCCGGCCTCGGCCGCCGCCAGGGCGTCGAGGGCATCCGCCGGTACGTCGAACCCCAGGCGATAGCGACCCAGCGGCTGATCCCGATCGCCGCCTCGCACGGCCTGTCCGAGGAGAAGTTCGCCGAGCTGATGACGGGCGCCCTGCGGGTCCTGAAGAAGATCGGCCGCCCGTGAATTTCGATTACGACGTCGTCGTCATCGGGTCCGGCTTCGGCGGTTCGGTCAGCGCGTTGCGGCTGACCGAGAAGGGCTACCGGGTCGCGGTCCTGGAGGCCGGGGCGCGGTTCGACGACGCGTCGTTCGCGAAGAACTCCTGGGACAAGAAGCGGTTCCTGTTCGCGCCGCGGCTCGGCTGGTACGGCATCCAGCGGATCAGCGCGCTGCGCGACGTGATCATCCTGTCCGGCGCCGGGGTCGGCGGCGGCAGCCTGGTGTACGCGAACACGCTGTACGAACCGCTGCCCGCGTTCTACACCGACCGCCAGTGGGCGCACGTCACCGACTGGAAGTCCGAGCTCGCGCCGTACTACGACCAGGCGAAGCGGATGCTCGGCGTCACGACGTACCCGGGGTTCACTCCGGCCGACAAGGTGATGAAGCAGGTCGCGGACGACATGGGCGTGGGGGACACGTTCCACCCGACGCCGGTCGGCGTGTTCTTCGGCGAGCCGGGCGTCGAGGTCGACGACCCGTACTTCGGCGGCGCCGGACCGCGCCGTACCGGCTGCACCAACTGCGGCGAGTGCATGACCGGCTGCCGCCACAACGCCAAGAACACCCTGATGAAGAACTACCTCTACCTGGCCGAGAAGGCCGGCGCGGAGGTCTACTCGCTGACCACGGTCACCTCGGTCGAACCGCTGCCGGACGGCGGGTACGCCGTGGACACCCGGCGGACGTCGAACCGCAAGGTCACGCGCCGCCTCACCGCCCAGCAGGTGGTGTTCGCCGCCTCCGCCCTCGGTACGGCGAAGCTCCTGCACCGGCTGCGCGACGAGGGCAAGCTGCCGCGGCTGTCGGACCGGCTCGGCGTGCTGACCCGGACCAACTCCGAGTCGCTGCTCGGCGCGATCTCGCGGGACACCGACGTCGACTACAGCCAGGGCGTGGCGATCACGTCGTCGTTCCACCCGGACGAGATCACCCACATCGAGCCGGTGCGGTACGGCAAGGGCAGCAACGTGATGTCGCTGCTGCAGACCGTGCTGACCGACGGCGACGGCGACAAGCCGCGCTGGCGGACCTGGCTGCGCGAGTTGGGTGTGCAACGGAAGAACATCCGCAAGCTGTACGACCTGAAGCACTGGTCCGAGCGGACCGTGATCGCGCTGGTGATGCAGACCGCGGACAACTCGATCACGACGTACGGCAAGCGGGACCGGTTCGGCCGCTGGCGGCTGACGTCGAAGCAGGGCCACGGCGCCCCGAACCCGTCCTGGATCCCGGTCGCGAACCAGGTCGTCCGCCGGATGGCGAAGCTGATGAACGGTACGCCGGGCGGCACGATCGGGGAGCCGTTCAACGTCCCGATGACCGCGCACTTCATCGGCGGCTGCACGATCGGCGACTCCCCGGCGACCGGCGTCGTGGATCCGTACCACCGCGTCTACGGGTACGACGGCCTGCACATCGTGGACGGCTCCACGATCTCCGCGAACCTCGGCGTGAACCCGTCGTTGACGATCACCGCCCAGGCCGAGCGGGCGCTCGCGTTCTGGCCGAACAAGGGCGCGGCGGACCCGCGGCCGGCGGTCGGCGCGGGGTACGAGCGGATCCAGCCGGTGCCGCCCGGGCATCCCGTCGTACCGGCCAGTGCTCCCGGCGCGTTGCGGCTGCCGATCGTGCCGAAGCAGGCCGTGACAGAGCCGTAACACAATCGCGATGCCGGTGGGCAAATGAAAAAGCCTCAGCAGTAGTTTGCCGAGGCTTTTCGTAAAAGGTGCGGAAAAGGGAGCAGGTCCCTCGGGAACGTTTCCGCCCAAATCGTTTCCCGAGGGACCCACTCAAGCCGGGGTGAGGCGCCCGGCGCTTTGGGATCGGGTCACCAACCACAGCTGGCGACCCGAGCTCTTGGTTACTACCTTACCTCCGATTTCCGCGAGCTTCAGGCCTTGTGACCACTCTGCGTGCTGATCGTAATGATCGGCCTTTGTCGCTCTTGGTAACCGGGTGGCGGTCTTCCTTGCGGTAACCGCCTCTGCACACATCAACGAGCCCTTCTACGGGGGGTTACGAGGTTTCACAGAAAAATCCGGAATCTTTTCCCGGGGGAGTGCGGAGCGTGTCCGTGAGGCACTTCGCGGCGATGTGTCACACGTGACGCCCGCCGCAGAACCAGCGGCCCCGGCTGGCTTACTGTGGGCCGACCGTTCTGATGAGGCAGGAGAACCATGGGTGAGATCCTGGACGTGGCGCGTGAGCAGGTTCTGGAGCAGGGCATCGGGCTGAGCCAGGAGCAACTGGTCGAGGTTCTCCGGACGCCCGACGACCAGCTGCCGGAGCTGCTGGCGCTGGCGCACGACGTCCGGGTGAAGTGGTGCGGCGAGGAGGTCGAGGTCGAGGGGATCATCTCGCTGAAGACCGGCGGCTGCCCCGAGGACTGCCACTTCTGCTCGCAGTCCGGCCAGTTCACCTCGCCGGTGCGCGCGGTCTGGCTGAACATCCCCGAGCTGGTCGAAGCCGCCAAGGAGACCGCGAAGACCGGCGCCACCGAGTTCTGCATCGTCGCCGCGGTCCGCGGGCCCGACGAGCGGCTGATGAGCCAGGTGAAGGCCGGGATCGAGGCGATCAACGCCGAGGTCGACATCAACATCGCTTGCTCGCTCGGCATGCTCACCCAGGCCCAGGTCGACGAGCTGAAGTCGTGGGGCGTGCACCGCTACAACCACAACCTCGAGTCGGCCCGGTCGTACTTCGGCGACGTCGTCACCACGCACTCGTTCGAGGAGCGCTGGGAGACGTGCCTGATGGTGCGCGAGTCCGGGATGGAGCTCTGCTGCGGCGGCCTGGTCGGGATGGGCGAGTCGCTCGAGCAGCGCGCCGAGCTGGCCGCGCAGCTCGCCGAGCTCGATCCGCACGAGGTCCCGCTGAACTTCCTCAACCCGCGGCCGGGGACGCCGTTCGGCGACCTGGACGTGATGGACGGCAAGGACGCGCTGCGCACGATCGCGGCGTTCCGCCTCGCGATGCCGCGGACGGTGCTGCGGTACGCCGGCGGCCGCGAGCTGACCCTCGGCGACCTGGGCACCCGCGAAGGCCTGCTCGGCGGCATCAACGCCGTGATCGTCGGCAACTACCTGACCACCCTCGGCCGCCCGGCGACCGCCGACCTGGACCTCCTCGCCGAGCTGAAGATGCCGGTGAAGGAACTGCAGAAGACGCTGTGACGTACTGCGGCCGCTGTGGCGAGGACCTGGCCGGCGGCAGTCACGAGGACTGCCGCCGGGCCCTGTCCCTGGAACCTCCGAGGTACTGCGCGGAGTGCCGTCGCCGAATGATCGTCCAGGTCCACCCAATGGGCTGGACCGCCCGCTGCTCAGTACACGGCGAGCTAACGGACCGCGTCTGACGCCGCGACGACGTCGACCAGGCCGTGTCCCTTGTCGTACGACGTACTGCCGCCGCGCGGATCCGCCTGGTACGGCGCCCCGTCGGTGTACCGGTGCGCGGTCGAGATCAGTGCGTTCTCGACCTCCGCCGGCGTCGCGGACGGGTTCGCCTGGAACAGCTGGGCGACGATCCCGGCGATGTGCGGCGCGGCCATCGACGTACCGCTGATGGTGTTGTAGTCGCCGCCGTTCAGCGGCTGCAGGCCCGTCGAGCAGATCGGCAGGTAGATGCGGCACGACGAGGTGATGTCCTCACCCGGCGCCGAGAGGTCCGGGTACGTCGACAGCGTCCCGTTCTTGCCGCGCGACGAGTACGACGAGACCGCGCCGGCGCGGGTCCCGGTCCCGAGGTCGTGGTACGACGCGACGGACAGGATGCCGCCGGTCGGGTCCTGGCCGGGCGGGTTGGTGAGCGACGTACTGCCGTCACCGCCGTCGTTGCCGGCCGCCCAGACCGTGACCACGCCTTCCGCGGCGAGCGCGCGCTGCAGCTTGACGGTCGCGGAGTTCGGGTCGAACGCGCCGCCGCCGGACGGGCCGTAGGAGTTGTTCGTGACCTTGATCGGCGGGCAGGTGCTCGCCGGGACGCCTGCGCCGCACGGTGCCGCGTGGTTCTCGAGGACCCAGTTCAGCGCGGCGTCCGCGCC containing:
- a CDS encoding TIGR03086 family metal-binding protein, whose translation is MDAVELHNRTVRDFAELVGGIGTDQWGSPTPCSDWDVRTLVNHVVGEERWAVPLMEGRTIAEVGDTLDGDLLGDDPYAAASEAARAAEDAATWSIEKVHLSYGDEDPHEYLRQVAADHLIHGWDLAVAIGAQPRLDPELVDEVATWFADREQLYRSAGMVAEHLDGFTDAGDALLGAFGRDPRWSPADGVVARFNAAFDRADLDAIMDLVTEDCVWESTSPAPDGVRFEGAATVREEWAKLFEGTADPHFETEETVVLGDRAVVRWRYSWGEEGGGRGHVRGVDVLRLRDGKVAEKLSYVKG
- the bioB gene encoding biotin synthase BioB — its product is MGEILDVAREQVLEQGIGLSQEQLVEVLRTPDDQLPELLALAHDVRVKWCGEEVEVEGIISLKTGGCPEDCHFCSQSGQFTSPVRAVWLNIPELVEAAKETAKTGATEFCIVAAVRGPDERLMSQVKAGIEAINAEVDINIACSLGMLTQAQVDELKSWGVHRYNHNLESARSYFGDVVTTHSFEERWETCLMVRESGMELCCGGLVGMGESLEQRAELAAQLAELDPHEVPLNFLNPRPGTPFGDLDVMDGKDALRTIAAFRLAMPRTVLRYAGGRELTLGDLGTREGLLGGINAVIVGNYLTTLGRPATADLDLLAELKMPVKELQKTL
- a CDS encoding succinic semialdehyde dehydrogenase, whose amino-acid sequence is MSEQTSIPADPELDPTASYATDQSVIRRLSGLLRATAGTRTSYAPATGQPIADLPVSSEADVVAAVRAARKTQQTWRRVPLAERAAILLRYHDLVLDHRHELVDLIIRESGKARKQAFEELAHVALTARYYGRKAFELLEPQRKLGIFPLLTRAETRFVPKGVVGIISPWNYPLTMAISDGLPAILAGNTVVHKPDSQTPLTALRGIELLYEAGLPREAWLAVNGDGPTVGGALIQNADYICFTGSTKTGRLVAKQAGERLIGCSLELGGKNPMLVLRDADINRAAEGAIRACFANAGQLCVSMERLYVADQVYDAFVTAFVDRVKKLRLSAGTGWDVDMGSLISKAQLETVTRHVEDARSKGATVLAGGKPRPDIGPLFYEPTVLSGVTPAMECFDNETFGPVVSIYRFSDESEAIQRANEGEYGLNASVWTRDGRRGRAVAAQLMAGTVNVNEGYGATFGSIDTPMGGMRSSGLGRRQGVEGIRRYVEPQAIATQRLIPIAASHGLSEEKFAELMTGALRVLKKIGRP
- a CDS encoding GuaB3 family IMP dehydrogenase-related protein: MTEIEIGRAKRGRQAYAFDDIAIVPSRRTRDPEEVSVAWQIDAYRFELPILAAPMDSVMSPATAIAIGKAGGLGVLNLEGLWTRYEDPTGLLEEITTLDAQRATHRLQEIYAAPIKPELISQRVQEIRDSGVTVAGALSPQRTKQFAKHVVDAGVDLFVIRGTTVSAEHVSGQAEPLNLKQFIYDLDVPVIVGGCATHQAALHLMRTGAAGVLVGFGGGAAHTTRKVLGVAVPMASAVADVAAARRDYMDESGGRYVHVIADGSVGRSGDVAKAIACGADAVMVGSPLARASDAPGGGYHWGAEAWHQDLPRGERVEVGVTGTMEQILFGPSWVPDGTMNLVGALKRAMATTGYTELKEFQRVEVVVG
- a CDS encoding alpha/beta fold hydrolase, translating into MTGVLLLHGSSGAPDLDRARLVEAAGYDVLVPRWDVTYEVPLESFPVGEIAARNDRVVVMGSSWGAEAALLLGVLDERVDSVVAFAPSAYVWGRTLEDGRQRSAWTWQGEPLPFVPYDEDWKPDEEPPSYTGLYRQSVQVAGAAAEPARIPVERIRGEVLLVVGGDDKVWPAAEFADEITRRRGDRPTRTVAVAAAGHRAVLPGEEPKTAGKRMARGGTEAADRELGRLAWPEILRVLAG
- a CDS encoding GMC family oxidoreductase encodes the protein MNFDYDVVVIGSGFGGSVSALRLTEKGYRVAVLEAGARFDDASFAKNSWDKKRFLFAPRLGWYGIQRISALRDVIILSGAGVGGGSLVYANTLYEPLPAFYTDRQWAHVTDWKSELAPYYDQAKRMLGVTTYPGFTPADKVMKQVADDMGVGDTFHPTPVGVFFGEPGVEVDDPYFGGAGPRRTGCTNCGECMTGCRHNAKNTLMKNYLYLAEKAGAEVYSLTTVTSVEPLPDGGYAVDTRRTSNRKVTRRLTAQQVVFAASALGTAKLLHRLRDEGKLPRLSDRLGVLTRTNSESLLGAISRDTDVDYSQGVAITSSFHPDEITHIEPVRYGKGSNVMSLLQTVLTDGDGDKPRWRTWLRELGVQRKNIRKLYDLKHWSERTVIALVMQTADNSITTYGKRDRFGRWRLTSKQGHGAPNPSWIPVANQVVRRMAKLMNGTPGGTIGEPFNVPMTAHFIGGCTIGDSPATGVVDPYHRVYGYDGLHIVDGSTISANLGVNPSLTITAQAERALAFWPNKGAADPRPAVGAGYERIQPVPPGHPVVPASAPGALRLPIVPKQAVTEP
- the guaB gene encoding IMP dehydrogenase; this encodes MDITPAGVPDKFAVLGLTFDDVLLQPNESDVIPSEVSTRSRVSRNVWVNIPLLSSAMDTVTEARMAIAMARQGGLGVLHRNLSIEDQAQQVDLVKRSESGMIAQPITIGPDASIGEADALCGQYRISGVPVVDDAGVLVGIVTNRDMRFETDLSRPVREVMTKQPLITGKQGIAADDAMALLSKHKVEKLPLVDDSGKLTGLITLKDFVKRDKFPLSTKDASGRLMVGAAIGFFGEAYKRAMTLVEAGVDVLVVDTAHGHSRAQIEIIRKLKADPATRGVDVVGGNVGTRAGAQALVDAGADGVKVGVGPGSICTTRVVSGVGVPQVTAIYEASLACKPAGVPVIGDGGLQYSGDIAKALVAGADTVMLGSLLAGCEESPGDLVFINGKQFKAYRGMGSLGAMSSAGGLRKSYSKDRYFQHDGGSDEKLIAEGVEGQVPYRGPLSAVAHQLIGGLRQSMWYTGARTVPELQDNGRFVRITSAGLQESHPHDIQMTVEAPNYSGR